Genomic segment of Methanolobus mangrovi:
AATATTTTACGGATACGCTCTTCACTTTCTCCGTAATATTTGCCCATTATCTCCGGGCCGGCTATGTAAAGGAAATTTGCTCGTGACTCATTTGCAACAGCTTTGGCAATTAATGTCTTTCCGGTTCCGGGAGGTCCGTAAAGTATGATACCTTTAGGTGGTTCAATATTAAGCCTCTGGAAGAGTTCAGGGTGCTTTAATGGGAGTTCTATCATTTCCCTTACGCGCTGTATCTCTGTGCTAAGACCGCCAATATCTTCGTATGTGGTGCCCCTGGTTGCGCCATCGTAACCACGCACGGGTTTCTGGCGAAGTTCTATTTCTGTAAATTCTCCAACGATGAGGACCTCATCTTCTTTTGGTTCAGTCTCAACGGCTACAAGCGGTATTGCCTGTCCGCCGCCCATCTGGCTAGACATGGGCTGTGTCATTGAACTTATAATGGGTACTATGTCTCCTTCTACAAGAGGGCGTTTCATAATATTACGTTTGATTATCTCGCTGATGTGGTCTCCATACTCCATGGTGACTCCTTCAGGAGGTGCAAGAATTACTTTAGTAGCAGTTACGACCTCGGCTTTCCTTACCGTAATTCTTTCTCCGATCCCGACACCTGCGTTCTGCCTGATAAATCCGTCTATTCTGGCGATTCCCTGTCCCCAGTCCTGCCTTTCGGCTCTCCATACCTTGGCTGCAGTCTTTCTCTTTCCTTCTATCTCAACAATGTCGCCAGGTGAGAGTTGGAGACTTAAGAGTGTAGTAGGGTCCAGACGAATAATTCCCCTTCCAAAATCATTTGGGTGTGCTTTCTCTACTTTTATCTGTACTTCATCCATTATTTTCATCCCTACAATTATTTTAAATCAATAGTGTGATTGTGATTTATATCTACCTATTTTATTCTAAAGAATAAATAAGATATGGTATCCGGCTTTATTTAGAATGTTATATTTTCTCCCGAACCTTTAAATATCAGGTGTGTATACTTATCGGTGTAAGAATTAATACTATTCTGGGATTCTGTTAAATTGGATTTTTATCTATTGCGGTTTTCAGTATGGTTTTAGTCTTAGCTTTGAATTAAAGGACGTGCATTATTTTGTTTAATAACAATGACAGAGAATCAACAGCCCCTGTAGAGGTTGGAGAGACCTACGAAGTAACGATTGAAGATATCGCAAGAGAAGGAGATGGCATTGCCAGAGTAGAAGGATTTGTAATCTTTGTACCTCAGACTCAGGTCGGCGATACCGTAAACATCAAGATCACAAGAGTATTGCGTAAATTTGCTTTTGGAGAAAAGGAAGAATAATTCTTCAAAGAATGGTTTTCACCATTCTTTTACATTCTTTTTTGTTTTTACTTTCGTTTTATTTTCTTTATACTTCTGATTAAGGAAATGTATTTATCCCTCAATAGCGCATGCTTTTACTATGGGGTTAAAAGCATTATTTCTGAATTGTACGCTGAAACGTTCTCCTGATGTATCAAACACTAGGGCTCTGATCGATAAAGCTGTCAGGCTTTTTGAAGAGTTAGGCGTTGAAAGTGAAGTTATCAGGGTTGCCGATTATAATGTAAAGTTTGGTGTTACGTCTGATGAAGGGGATGGTGACGAATGGCCGTTAATACTGGAGAAGGTCAAAGCATGCGATATCCTTGTTATAGGTTCTCCTATATGGTTCGGTGTCCGATCATCTGTGACACAGATGGTGTTTGAGAGACTTGATGGTACCTATGGGGAAGGTGATCCTGAAACCGGCCAGTTCCCGCTTTACGGTAAAGTAGGTGGTGTGGTTATAACCGGTAATGAGGATGGAGCACATGATGTTGCTGCCAATACCTTATTCAACCTGACACATCTGGGGTGTACCGTACCACCTAATGTTGACAGTTATTGGGTAGGTGATGCTGGTCCGGGTCCAAGCTATATTGCTGCTGGTGGGGAGAAACATCTCTACACTAACAAGACAGTGCGATATATGGTGCATAATCTTGCTTTCTTTGCAAAATTATTGAAGGACAATCCTATTCCTACAAATATAAATAAATTATATGAGGATGCACTCAGGGAAAGTGAATAGTTTCCTTAAGTAATCTGATTGTTTTTAATTAAAAAAGAAATGAATTGATGATGATTATTCCATCATCAATGTCATGAGGCTGTCCCTTGCTTCTTTGATCTCATCAAGGGTCAGTTGTACCTTTGAATCTCCAATCTGGATATTCAATGTGTTTCCGCCAACAGTTCCTATTACTATATGTGGAACGTCTTTTAGCATCTCTGCAACAACATCAGGTTCTGATGTAGCTACCAGTGCCCTGGCATAGGATTCGGAGAACAGGATATCATCTGCTCTGAGGTCATCTCCTGCGTTGCTCAAATCAATATCAGCACCGTATTTTTCACACATTTCACAAATTGAAGCTGCAATCCCTCCAAGTGATACATCGTGTGATGCTGTGAGCTTTCCGCTTTTTCCAAGGTCTATGAGGGTGTCGATGACCTTTGTAGTGTTCTCAGGTGGCTGTGGGGCTTTACCGTCCTTTTCCTTTCCAATGATGTTGTAGTATTCAGAACCACCGAGTTCGTCACCTGTTGTTCCTACGAGGATTATGGTGTCACCTTCTGTTGTGAATACTCCGGCAGGTGCCATGCTCACATCTTCAATGTGACCTACAAGTCCGATGGATGGGGTTGGTGCGATCGCTGTCTTGAATTCACCACTCTCATTGTAGAGAGATACATTTCCACCAACTACTGGTATTGTAAGATCTCTTGCTGCATCTCCAAGTCCCAGGATAGCCTGCTTGAACTGCCAGTATATGTCCGGTCTTTCAGGGTTTCCGAAGTTCAGGCAATCCACAATAGCGATTCCACGTGCGCCCTTAACTGCAAGGTTCATGGCATTTTCGATGACTGTTCCTTTTCCGCCGGCATACGGGTCGAGTAATGTGTGTCTGGGGTTGCAGCCGCATGAAAGTGCTATTCCCTCATTGCCCTCAATGCGCAGTATTCCAGCGTCATCTCCGGGTTTTGTGACTGTGCGTACCTGTACTTCGTGGTCGTATTGTCTGTATATCCATCTCTTTGATGCTACGTTATGTGAGGACATTATATCAAGCACGGTCTGTTTCAGGTCAGCCGGCATTTCCGGTTTTACTCCAATTTCACGGGGTGCCGGAGCTTTTGAAGGACGCTCGAAAGTTGGTGCTCCCTCTGTCAATTCTTTGATTGGTATATCCGCGACTACCTCTCCCTTGAACTCAACGGTGTAGTTCATAGCTTCGGTAAGTTCGCCTATCATGCTGGCATTGAGGTCGTACTTCTTTGCGATATCCAGTACTGCATCTACATTTTCAGGTTCGACTTCAAGTAGCATACGTTCCTGTGATTCTGCAATAAGTATCTCATAAGGTGTCATGCCGGTTTCACGCAGGATCACATTATCTGATATGATTCTCATTCCCAGATTTCCTTTGGATGCCATTTCTGAACTTGCACCTGCAAGTCCTGCTGCTCCAAGGTCTCTGCATGATTTCACGTATCCTTTTCCAATAGCTTCCAGCGTTGCTTCTATCACAAGTTTCTCAGTGAATGGGTCTCCTATCTGGATACTTGGCCTGTCTTCTGCTTCGGAATCTTCGGAAAGGTCTCTTGATGCAAAAGATGCTCCTCCAAGTCCATCCCTTCCGGTAGTGGATCCCATCAGTACAAGCTTGTTACCTGCCTTTTGTGCGCAGGCGGTCACGATATCCTTCTCACGTGCAAGGCCTACTGCAACAACGTTCACCAGGGGGTTTCCACTGTATGACTTGTCAAAGAATGCTTCACCACGTACTACCGGCACACCGATACAGTTGCCGTATCCTGCAATTCCCTCGATGATGTGTTCAAAAAGGTAGAGGTTCTTCGGGTTGTCAAGCGGTCCGAAGTAGAGTGGGTCCATAAGTGCTATTGGCCTTGCCCCCATGGATATTATATCACGGACAATGCCTCCGACACCTGTGGCTGAACCATTATATGGGTCTACATATGAGGGGTGGTTGTGACTCTCCATTCCAATTGCAAGTACCCATCCGTTTCCAAAACTGATGATGGCTGCATCGTCGCCGGGACCTATAATGACCTTGTCTCCGGTAGTTGTAAATGTCTTAAGCAGTGGTGCACTTGAGCGATATGAGCAGTGCTCGCTCCACAGGTTCAGAAAACAACCCTGTTCTACGAGGTTTGGTTCCCTTCCCATCTTCTCTGTTATGATCTTTAAGTCATCTTCAGGTAACATTCATGTGCCTCTGGTTTAATATGGTGATTTATATAGTGAATTATCAGGGCTTTAAAGAACCCTTAATGTAATAAACATTTCTTTGAACAGGTTTTAAGGCTGATTTCAATAATGTAGCTTATGTAATGGTTAATAACTTACTGACATTGATTCTCAAATTCAAATTTGTCCCCGATATCTATTCCCATTCTATCTGATTTGCCGTGGGAGGTTTCTATTATATATTTTACTTTTGCCTTACAGGAACATGTGCCTATCCATGGCCGCAGGCTGTCCTTCTTTATTACTCTTTTCTGTTCGTCAAGAAAAATAGCATCAATGGGGTAATTGACAAAAAGCATGTGTAATGACACTTTCTGTGCTTTCTTCATAACAAATATGAGGGCATAATTATCAGGTATCCTCTTGCTGAACATGAGCCCTTTTGTTTGCTTAAACAGGCTACATGCAAAAACAACGTCTGTTGCGACTTCTTTACCATTAGATATTAATATCATCGAAGTTCTACTCTAATCATCTATTTTGATTGAATCATATGGAGTGTTTAAAATAGATAATAATGTCGGAGGAAATACCAGAAGATGAGTTCTGAAATGTGTTCAGTATGTGGATTACCAAAAGAGCTTTGCATATGCGAAGA
This window contains:
- a CDS encoding TRAM domain-containing protein, whose product is MFNNNDRESTAPVEVGETYEVTIEDIAREGDGIARVEGFVIFVPQTQVGDTVNIKITRVLRKFAFGEKEE
- a CDS encoding flavodoxin family protein, whose protein sequence is MGLKALFLNCTLKRSPDVSNTRALIDKAVRLFEELGVESEVIRVADYNVKFGVTSDEGDGDEWPLILEKVKACDILVIGSPIWFGVRSSVTQMVFERLDGTYGEGDPETGQFPLYGKVGGVVITGNEDGAHDVAANTLFNLTHLGCTVPPNVDSYWVGDAGPGPSYIAAGGEKHLYTNKTVRYMVHNLAFFAKLLKDNPIPTNINKLYEDALRESE
- the purL gene encoding phosphoribosylformylglycinamidine synthase subunit PurL gives rise to the protein MLPEDDLKIITEKMGREPNLVEQGCFLNLWSEHCSYRSSAPLLKTFTTTGDKVIIGPGDDAAIISFGNGWVLAIGMESHNHPSYVDPYNGSATGVGGIVRDIISMGARPIALMDPLYFGPLDNPKNLYLFEHIIEGIAGYGNCIGVPVVRGEAFFDKSYSGNPLVNVVAVGLAREKDIVTACAQKAGNKLVLMGSTTGRDGLGGASFASRDLSEDSEAEDRPSIQIGDPFTEKLVIEATLEAIGKGYVKSCRDLGAAGLAGASSEMASKGNLGMRIISDNVILRETGMTPYEILIAESQERMLLEVEPENVDAVLDIAKKYDLNASMIGELTEAMNYTVEFKGEVVADIPIKELTEGAPTFERPSKAPAPREIGVKPEMPADLKQTVLDIMSSHNVASKRWIYRQYDHEVQVRTVTKPGDDAGILRIEGNEGIALSCGCNPRHTLLDPYAGGKGTVIENAMNLAVKGARGIAIVDCLNFGNPERPDIYWQFKQAILGLGDAARDLTIPVVGGNVSLYNESGEFKTAIAPTPSIGLVGHIEDVSMAPAGVFTTEGDTIILVGTTGDELGGSEYYNIIGKEKDGKAPQPPENTTKVIDTLIDLGKSGKLTASHDVSLGGIAASICEMCEKYGADIDLSNAGDDLRADDILFSESYARALVATSEPDVVAEMLKDVPHIVIGTVGGNTLNIQIGDSKVQLTLDEIKEARDSLMTLMME
- a CDS encoding DUF192 domain-containing protein, which gives rise to MILISNGKEVATDVVFACSLFKQTKGLMFSKRIPDNYALIFVMKKAQKVSLHMLFVNYPIDAIFLDEQKRVIKKDSLRPWIGTCSCKAKVKYIIETSHGKSDRMGIDIGDKFEFENQCQ